The sequence below is a genomic window from Sulfurihydrogenibium subterraneum DSM 15120.
AGGATCTTTTGATATTAAATCGTCTAATATGGCATCTGCTATTATATCTGCTATTTTATCAGGATGCCCCTGACACACACTCTCTGCACTTTTTATAGTTCTCATACCTTTACTCCTTAACTACATTCATCTGATAAGATAGCACCTTTATTTGCAGAGGTTACGAACTTTGAGTATCTTCTAAGCCAAGGACTTGGTATTTCTTTTTTCTTAGGTTTGAACTCTTTCATTCTTCTTTCAAACTCTTCTTGAGGTATTAACAACTCTATCTTTCTATTTGGAATATCTATTAATATCTCGTCTCCGTCTTGAATTATACCTATAGGTCCTCCTGCTGCAGCTTCTGGAGATACGTGTCCTATACAAGCTCCTCTTGTGGCACCAGAAAATCTTCCATCTGTTATAAGAGACACTTTGTCTCCAAGTCCCATTCCCATTATTGTTGACGTTGGAGCAAGCATTTCTCTCATTCCAGGTCCACCTTTTGGGCCTTCGTACCTGATAACAACTACGTTTCCTTCTTTTACTTTTCCATTTGTTATGCCTTTTATAGCTTCTTCTTCACTATCAAATACAACCGCTTTTCCTTTGTGAACCATTATTTTAGGGTCAACTGCTGCAGCTTTGACTACTGCTCCATCTGGTGCTATGTTTCCAAATAGTACTGCAAGCCCTCCAGTTTCACTGTATGGATTGTCTATAGGTCTTATAACATTGTAATCTTTAATTTCTGCATCTCTTATAGCCTCTCCCAAAGTTTTCATTAAAACTGTAGGTCTGCCTAAATGCAGTAGATTCTTTTTAGATAATTCTTTTAATATTGCATAGATTCCACCAGCTCTATCCAAATCTTCCATATGATATTGAGACGCGGGAGCTAGTTTACAAAGGGTTGGTGTTTTTCTTGAGATTTCATCTATTTTTTCCATAGGAAACTCAATTCCTGCCTCGTGAGCTATAGCTAAAAGGTGTAAAACTGTATTTGAAGACCCTCCCATTGCTATATCAAGTGTGAAAGCGTTCTCAAAAGTTTGATAGTTTACTATATCTCTGAATTTTAGGTTGGCTTTAACAAGCTCTACTATCTGTCTTCCTGCTTGTTTTGCGAGTTCTATTCTTCTTGGGTCTATTGCAAGTATCGAACCATTTCCAGGAAGAGCAATTCCCAAAGCTTCAGCAAGACAGTTCATAGAGTTTGCTGTAAACATTCCAGAACAAGACCCACACGTAGGGCAAGCATGGGACTCAATGTCTAAAAGTTCTTCTTCTTTTATCAATCCTTTCTTTATAGAACCAACGGCTTCAAAAACTGTTGCTAAATCTATAGGTTTTCCGTTTTGGGTATGACCAGCTGCCATAGGACCACCACTGACTAAAATAGTAGGAATATTTACCCTTGCAGCTGCCATTATCATACCGGGGACAATCTTATCGCAGTTTGGTATAAGGACAAGTCCATCTAACTTGTGAGCTTGGACAACGGTCTCTACGCTGTCTGCTATTAATTCTCTACTTGGAAGAGAGTAAAACATACCAGAGTGCCCCATTGCTATTCCGTCATCAACGCCAATAACATTAAATTCAAATGGAACTCCTCCAGCTTCTCTAATAGCCTGCTTTACGTGTTGTGCAAACTCTTGAAGATGAACATGCCCAGGGATTATATCTATGTAAGAGTTAGCGACACCTATAAACGGTTTTCCAAAGTCTTCTTCTTTAAGTCCACATGCTCTAAGTAAACTTCTATGGGGAGCTCTTTCTATTCCCTTTTTTATTTCATCACTTCTCATCTTTTCCTCCTAAATACCGATAAGTTAGTTAATAGTATAGCAAAATTTTTTGGTATAATAGAGTTTAATGGCAAGCAAAAAATTCCTAAACTTTTTAATAGGTCTTTTAATGTTTACACTTTTTGTTAAGCCAACTTTCGCATTAAATGAGGATTTAAATCGTTGCTTTTACGAAGCCTCTGTTAGTTATAATGTTCCTCAGGGATTGCTTATTGCAATTGCAAAAGTTGAGTCTGGATTTAGACCTTGGGTTATAAACATAAATCAAAATGGTAAGTCAGTTAAAGTTATAAATCCAAAATCTTTAACAGAAGCTTTAGTGTATGTTAGATATTTACATGATAACGGTTATAATTACGATGTTGGAATAGGTCAGATAAATGTATGGAATATAAAAAGATTGAAGCTTCAACCTGAACAGCTTTTAGACCCTTGCAACAACATAAAAGTTTCTGCATACATTTTAAGAGAAAACATTAACAAGTACGGTTTAACTTGGGATGCAATATGGCGTTATAACGGTAGAAAAGATTACGCTTACAAAGTTTACAACGCCTTAATATCTATGGGACTTGTAGCTCGTAGATAACTTTTTCGCATATTCTATCCTGCAGGTCAAACATTATTTTTGCATCTTCTTCGTTTGTTTCATGGTCATAACCTAAAAGATGTAAAATACCATGGGTTAATAATCTTACTATCTCGGCTTTGTAAGAATGACCTATTTCTCTAGCTTGATTTTTTGCATACGGCAGAGATATTATTACATCACCTAAAACTCTGTATTTATAGCCTATGGTATATCCTTGAGGAAAGGATAAAACATCTGTAGGTTTATCTTTACCACGCCACTGTTTATTTATACTTTTTATTGTATCGTTATCTGTAAGTGTTATACTTACCTCTACATTTTCCAGCTGAAGGTTGTTTAAAATTTGATCTACTACCTTTTTTACAAATTCTTTTGTTATTTCTCTATCATAAACTTCCTTATTTATAAGTATTCTATTTTTCATTCTGATTTTCTTCTTCGTATTTATTGTAAGCTTCTATTATCCTTTGAACTATAGGATGTCTTACTACGTCCTTTTCAGAAAATCTTGTAAATCCTATTCCTTTTACACCATCTAAAATTTTTATAGCTTCTATTAATCCGGACTGACTTGTTTTTGGTAAATCTATTTGGGTTACGTCTCCTGTTATCACAGCTTTTGAACCAAACCCTATCCTCGTTAATAACATTTTCATCTGCTCTTTTGTTGTATTTTGTGCTTCATCAAGGATTATAAAAGCATCGTTTAAAGTCCTACCTCTCATAAACGCCAAAGGTGCAACTTCAATAACTTTTTTTTCTATCATATCGTTTACTTTTTCCGGGTCAACCATATCGTAAAGTGCATCGTATAGTGGTCTTAAGTACGGGTCAACTTTTTCTTCTAATGTTCCTGGTAAAAATCCTAACTTTTCTCCAGCTTCTACCGCAGGTCTTGTTAGAATTACCCTACTTACTTTATTCTGTTTTAGATAAGAAACAGCAACTGCCATTGCAAGATATGTTTTACCTGTTCCGGCTGGTCCTATTCCAAAAGTGATATCATTTTTCTTTATCGTTTCAACGTATAACTTTTGAGTAGGTGTTTTTGCCATAATAGGCTTTCTCTTGTATGAGAATAAAATTGTATCTGCTACTTTTACTTTCTCTTGTTCTCTTTCTAATTTTTCTTCTTTTTCTAGTTCAAGTTTAAATCCAACTGCAAGGTTTCTTATGTCTTGAGGTGATAGTATATGTCCTACTTCAAAATATGATGATACTTTTTCCATAAACTCTTCAAATTTATCTAGATTTTCCTCTTCACCAGAAGCTATTATTGATGTTCCCCTTGCAAAGATCTTTAGGTTAAAAAGTTCTTCAAAGTATCTTAGATTTTCGTCTCTGGTTCCAACTACATTAAAAAAGGCTTCTACAGGTATTTGCACTTCTAACTTTAAAATTCTTAAAACCTCCGTTTCAAATTTTTGATTAATTTATACCTTTTCAATCTAATTTCCATCCTTTTTGTATGTTAAAAAACTCTAAAAGTTCATTTAATTTTTTTGCTTCCAACTGTCCTGGTGCAAAAGACTGACCTATAAATGTGTAGGTTATTAAACTTCCAAATACAGGTGCTATTACTCTTGAAACTTTTCCTATTTCTCCCATAAGTATTGCTACCAAATTTTTCTCTCTGTTTTTGTGTGTGATACACATAACCCTTGCTACATCTTCAAAACTTCTTGCTTTAAAGGCATACTTTACTATATCAGCTCCCATCAGCTTACTTTCATTTATTATAGTTTGGATATAATCATCAGAAGGAGTTTTTTCAAAATCATGGTAGGACATTATTACAGATTTTCCTTTTGAGTGATAAAAGTCTATTACTTGTTTATTTATTTTAAATGAAGTATATTCTATATCTGCCATATCTACATAATCTGCTATTTGGCTAAATATTTCAAATCTTCCTTCATCTGGTATATCGGCTCCCCCTTCAAGTTTACTTCTTACAGTTGCAAGTGCTATAAATCCTTTTTCTTTTACTTTTTTTATTACATCTAATATATGTTTAAAATCTCTGATTTTAAATTGATCTATCCTCAATTCAATTATATCAATATCTTCTAAAAGTGCTTTTGATAATGTATCTTCTACATTATCATCCGTGATAGGTAAAGCTAACTTTACCATTTTTTATAACTCCATAGTTTTTTAAACAAACTTTGTCTTTACCATTTTATCATAAAATAAAAAATAATATTTTTACCTGTATAAGTTCATATAGACAGTGAACACCTACCCACTGTGAAATAAAAAATTTACTAAACAGAAGGCAAAATGAAAGGTGTTAAAGAAGTTATGGTTAATAGAGAAAATGGAATATACGATAGATGAGATGAATAGAAGATTAAGTAGTTATGTGGAAAAATACAATTTTATAAGACCGCACTACTCTTTAGGATATAAAACTCCTGCAGACATGCTTAATAAAATGTGATAAAATTTTTTAGGTGTGGGTGTTCATGATGTATAGAACTTATACACGGACTTTTAGCTAACAAAATAATGTTAGAAAGAGACATCGAAAATTTTGAGGAAAATCTGAAAAATATGTTAAAAGAAGGAAAAGAGAAAAACATAGAAGAGTTAGAAACAGGTAGAAGAACTGGCTGTTATGTATCCATAAATGATAAACGCAACTTTCTTGCACACAGCGGTTTAAACGTAAAATCACTATGTTGAAAAAACAAGATGACAAATTGTACATAGGTTATTGTGATTTTAAAGAAGATAGTAAAAAAATTATAGAAGATTTTCTAAAGTAGTTACAAAAAAGCTCTAATTCCATTTAGAATATCAGAACTTTATTTATTCATATATTTCCACACAGCATTGTCTAATTCCGCTGGTGATATTCCAAGTAAGTAAGCTGCTTCTCTATAAATATTAAATAACCTATCATAGTCACTCGCACTATCAGAAGGATTTCCGACATGAATTCCCGCTTTTTCTGCAAACTGTGTTAGTAATCTGTCTATGGCTACCACATCTGGCACGCCTGCGAGAATCCCTATGTAATCTCTGGTCTTGCGCCCAATATTCTTTAAACTTAATAGCTTATCTCTTATGCTCCAATAATTTTTCCTTAAATCACTAACAGTATCAATACCTTTTTGTAAAAAAAACTGTGTAAGTTCTTGAATACATTCTCTTTTTGCACTATTTTCAACAGCTACTTCTATCATTTTATTCATGTTTTGATAAACTCCTGTCGTGGTGGGTAAATCTGGATATCTTGCTATTTCTTCAACCCTTGGCTTAACTACTCTATCGTAATTCAGTCCAGCTTGCATACAGGCATCCATAATAAGTGCTCCCATATGATTCTGTATTGGAGGTGAACCATAATTACGGAAATTGGGGATTTCTTGTTTTACAAAGTCTACAAGTTTTTTTGCATCGCTCATAACTTAATCCTCCTGCAAGAAATTACTTCAATTCCCTCATAGTTGGGGAAAAACAAAGAAAGAAGCTAAAGAGAAAGCAAAACAGATAGACCTTAAAGAGTTTCTATCCCACATAGTTCAGACAAAACTTGACTCATACATACTAATGTTAAACAGAAAAGGAGTCTTTCTATCCCACATAGTTCAGACAAAACCCGTTAATTTTCAAAAATAAAAAAATTAAATAACCAAGTAATGACGCTGGTTTGCTGGCAGTTTTTATTTTCGTTAACCATTCGCAAATTGAGGTTAATTGCATCAAACCTCACATAATGCAAATATATTTTCTGTTATATTCCCACTTTCACCCTTATCACTACTTGATTATTACAATAATATATTTTCTGTTATCACGATGCAAAATTTAATGATAATTGTTATCAATAAGCTAATTTTAGCTAATTTTCAAAAAATTAAGTGGGATTTAAACCTATTCAGTTGTCAAGGTATTTAAATTTTAACCATTAACCACTAAAAACATTATACAAAACTTTTTCAAAAAATGCAACTTTTCTACTTCAAAACCATTTACTTTTTCATTCCAAACTCTACTGGAAGATTATTCTTCTTCCAGTCTATTATTCCGCCTTTTAAGTTGTAAACATTTTTAAATCCATTTTGTTCTAAAAACTTACTTGACATAACGCTTCTGTTTCCAGACCTGCAATAAACGAGTATTTTTTTATCTTTAAACTTTTCCAAATCTTTTATGTACTGAGGAAGGACTTGGACTGGTATTAAGATAGAGCCTGGTATGTGTCCATCTTTTTCATATTCTATAGGAGTTCTAACGTCTAAAACAATCACATCTTTTTCCTTTTGAATCTTTTCATAAAACGCCTTTGAATCTAAATCCTGATAAGCATAGGCAAATACAAAGCTTAGTAGTATAGCAAATATTAATTTTCTCATTCTTCATCCTTTTCTATTTTTATTCCTAACTCTTTTAACTGTTTTTCCGCTACATAATCAGGAGCTCCTGTTAGAGGGCATACTCCTTTTTGAGTTTTAGGAAATGCTATTACGTCTCTTATGCTTTCACTTCCTGTCATAAGTGCGAGGATTCTGTCCAATCCAAAAGCAAGTCCTCCGTGAGGTGGAGCTCCGTAGCTTAGAGCTTCTATTAAAAATCCAAATTTTTCTTTTGCTTCTTCTTCTGATATGTTTAGTAGTTTAAATATTTTTTGCTGTAAGTATGGAGTGTGTATTCTGATAGAGCCTCCGCCTATCTCTTCTCCGTTTAAAACCATATCGTATGCCTTTGATTTGAAAGATAAGGCAATTTCTGGATTTTCTAATGCTTGGTCTAACTTTTCTATGTCTTCATCTTTTGGGCTTGTAAATGGGTGATGAATTGCAACTAACCTGTTTTCTTCCTCGTCCCATTCAAATAAAGGAAAGTCAACCACCCATAAAAACTCTAACTTATTTTTATCTATTAAGTTTAACTTTTCTGCTAAATGCTTTCTTAAAAATCCTAAAACTCTGTGGGTTATGTCTTTTTTATCTGCTATGAATACAAGCAGGTCTCCGTCTTGGGCTTGCATTCTTTGGAAAAGTTTTTGTTTTTGGTCTTCTGTAAAGAATTTTAAAATAGGAGATGTTGCCTCACCGTTTTCAAGCTTTATCCAAGCCATTCCTTTAGCACCAAACTTTTTAGCATACTCTGTAAGGTCATCTATCTCTTTTCTTGAAAACTTAGCACCACCTTTTACGTTAATACCTTTAACAAGTCCTCCTGACTTTGCTACATCGTTAAATACTTTAAACTCAACCTCTGAGGCTATATCTGTAATATCTATAAGCTCTAAACCATATCTTAAGTCTGGTTTATCTGTTCCGTATCTGTTTATAGCCTCTTCGTAAGACATTCTTCTAAAAGGAATTTTTACATCAATACCTAACACTTTTTTGTAAACGTGCTGAATAAGAGCTTCTGATAAACTCATAACGTCTTCTTCTGACACAAAAGACATCTCTAAGTCTATCTGGGTAAACTCTGGCTGTCTATCCGCTCTTAAATCCTCATCTCTAAAACACTTAACTATTTGAAAGTATCTTTCTAAACCTGCAACCATAAGAATCTGTTTAAAGAGCTGAGGGGATTGTGGAAGTGCATAAAATTTGCCTTTTTCTAACCTTGAAGGGACTAAAAAGTCTCTTGCTCCTTCTGGTGTTGATTTTGTTAACATTGGCGTTTCAACTTCAATAAATCCATTTCCTACTAAAAACTCTCTTACAGCTTGATAAACCTCGTGTCTTAGTATTATGTTTCTTTGCATTGATGGTCTTCTAAGGTCTAAGTATCTGTACTTTAGCCTTACTTCTTCGCTTACTTTTATGTTGTCTTCTATTTGGAAAGGTAAAACTTCACTTGTATTTAGAATAATCAAATAATCTGCTAAAACTTCTATGTTTCCTGTTTTCATTTTTGGGTTTTCTGTTCCTGTAGGTCTTCTGCCTACAATACCTTTAACGCCTATTACATACTCAGATTTTAATTTTTTTGCTTTGTTGTAAACTTCTTGGGATATTTTTGAAGGGTCAAATACAACCTGAACTATTCCTTCTCTGTCTCTTAGATTTATAAATAAAACACCTCCGTGGTCTCTTACAGTATCAACCCATCCAAGTAGTCTAACTTCTTCTCCTATATTACCTTCGTTTAAATCTCCACAATAGTAATCTCTTTTAAAGTCTCTAAGCTGGTCTGTCATCAGTATCTCCTTAGTTTGTTTTATGTTATAATTATATCAAAACTTTAACATCGGAGGCATTATGTATAAATTAGATGTTGTAACTCCGCTTGGAAATGTTTTTAGTGGAGAAGTTTATCAAACTGTTATAACAACAGCTGACGGAGAAATAGGTATTTTAGAAAACCACATGCTACTTCTTACAAACATCACTCCAGGAAAGTTAAGGATTGAGAAGGCAAACGGTGAAGTAAAAGAGATGGCTATAACTTACGGTATATTAGACGTAGCAGGAGACAAAGTTATCGCATTAATTGAAGAAGTTTACGAATTAAACGAGATAGACACAGAAAACGAAAAGAAGCTCCTTGAAGAAGCAAACTCAAAACTCCAATCAGAAAACTTAACGGAAGAAGAAAGAAAGCATTACGAAAAACAAAAATACAGAGCTGAAACACTTTTAAATCTTGCATCTGCAAAAGTTTAATATAAATCTTCAAGAAGATGAAGACCTTTCTCCTTTCATCAGGGGAAAGGTTTTTATAATTCAAAAAAAGGACGGCTACAGATTCAACATAGACAGTCTATTACTTGCTGATTTTGTAAACATAAAATCTTCTGGGAAGCTGATAGACCTTGGGACAGGCAGTGGAATAATATTGATTCTTTTGTCTTTAAAGTATAAAAATCTGCAATTTTATGGGTTAGAAGTTCAAGAAAATTTGTATCAACTGGCTGAGAAGAATCTTAAAATCAACAACTTAAATGCAAATCTGCAATTGGGAGACGTTAAAGAGGTAAAGAAGTTTTACGAACATCAATTTTTTGATTATGTTGTGATAAATCCACCTTATTTTAAATCAGGAGATTATAAAAACATCCAAGAAAAGATAGCAAGGTCTGAAGCTCTGGCAACTTTAGAGGATTTTATAAAGGCATCTTGGTATCTACTTAAAAATAAAGGAAAACTTTTTATGATAGTGCCTTGTGAGAGACTATCTGAAACAGTTAAGTATTTGAAAAATAATAATATTCAACCTAAAAGATATAGATTTGTACATCCTTCTATAAAAGAAAAAGCAACTCATTTTATGGTAGAAGCAATAAAGCAGGCTAAAGAAGGTGGAGAAACAGTAGAAAGTCCTTTAATAGTCTATGAAAATCCAAAAGAAAAAAAATACACTGAGTACGTATGGAACTTACTTGAAAATTATCCAGAACACTGTTTATAATTAAAGTTATGGATTTAAAACAGCTTATTAAAAAACTTGAAGATATGGGATATAGAAACATCTACTCTTGGTGTGATGAGCCAGAGACTTACTACGACTGGCACACTCATAGATATGACGAAGTTAGGTTAGTTTTCAAAGGCTCAATAATAATAGGCACAGAAGATGAAGTATATCACTTAAAAGAAGGCGATATTTTAGAAGTAAAAGCAGGCACTAAACACTGGGCAAAAACAGAAGAAGGTGTCTGCTATCTCTGTGGAAGTAAGTAAGTTAGTCATTTATTACTATCCAACAGCTTTTTATAGAAATCTAAAAAAAATATAATAAGATGCAAAACTCATACAAGCACGCTTAATAAAATGTGATAAAATTTTTTGTAAATATTCACGATATAAAAAACTTATACAGGTTTTAAAACAATGAAAAGACTACCAATAGGCATAACCACATTACAATCAATAAAAAAAGACAACTGCTACTATGTAGATAAAACTCCTTTTGTCAAAAAGTTAGTAGATAATGGAAAGTACTTCTTTTTAAGCAGACCAAGAAGATTCGGAAAATCTCTGTTTGTAGATACTCTAAAGCAGGCTTTTTTAGGCAATAAACAGCTGTTTGAAGGACTGTATTTAGAGAAAAATTGGGACTGGAGTATAAAGTATCCTGTTATACACATTGATTTTGGAAGTAGAAATATAAAAGATGTTAATTTATTGAAAAGATGGATTATAGAGCAACTTAAAGAGCACATTATAATCTATAACGTTAAAATAGAAGAAGAAGACGATTACGGATTTTTATTTAGAAAGTTAATCTTAAAGCTATACCAAGAATATAAAACTCAAGTTGTAGTGTTGGTGGATGAGTATGATAAACCAATACTTGATAACATAGAAAACACAGAAAAAGCCATAGAAATTAGAGATATTTTAAAAGACTTCTACAGCGTCTTAAAGACAGCTGAGCCTTATCTAAAGTTTGTATTTTTAACAGGTGTGTCAAGGTTTTCAAAAGTATCTATATTTAGCGGTTTAAATCAGCTAAATGATATTACTATAGATTCAAGATTTTCAACTATTTGCGGATATACTCAGTCAGAGCTTGAAACTGTATTTGCAGAACAGTTAGAAGGAGTAAATTTAGAAGAGCTAAAATATTGGTATAACGGTTATAACTGGCTTGGTGATAAAGTTTATAATCCTTTTGATATTTTACTATTTTTTGATAAGAGAGAATTTAGACCTTTCTGGTTTGAAACAGGAACGCCAACCTTTTTAATTAAACTCCTAAAACAAAATAAATATTACCTTCCAAAAATAGAAGAGTTAGAAGTAGGAGAGGAGCTTCTTTCTAACCTTGACATAGATTACATATATCCAGAAAACCTTTTATTTCAGTCAGGTTATTTAACAATAAAAGAAACTCAGCAACTACTGGGTAAGTGGTACTATAAACTAACATATCCAAACTTTGAAGTAAAAACAAGTTTTAACGATGCATTTTTAACTCACTTAACACCACCACCGCTAAAAAACACGACAGAAATAGAACTAACAAAAGCAATATTACAAAATGACTTAGAAAAATTAAAGACAGCTTTACACAGCTTCTTTGCAAGCATACCAAACGATTGGTATAGGAGAAACGATTTAGACAACTACGAAGGATTTTACGCATCTGTGGTGTATGCACTGTTTACAGGAAGCGGATTAAACACAAAGGCAGAAGATACGACTAACATTGGAAAGATAGACTTAACTGTATTTTATCAAGATAGAGCGTATATAATAGAGTTTAAAGTAGTAGAGAAAGAAGCTGAAAACAAGGCTTAAAGAGTTTATTGAGAAAAAGCTTCATAGATACAAAGAATTTAGGTCAGACCCTTCAAAGGATTATACCTCAAACCTTAGTCCATACTTACACTTTGGTCAGATTTCACCACTAAAAGTGGTTTTAGATGTTTTAAAACATTACGACAAAAACGATGAGAATGTTGTGTCGTTTTTCAACGAGCTTATAGTGTGGAGGGAGCTGTCAAGGAATTTCTGCTGGTACAATCCACTGTATAACCAGTATGAAGGCATTCCCCAGTGGGCAAAGGAAACCTTAGAAGAGCATAAAAAAGACAAGAGAGATTACTTATACTCTCTGCAAGAGTTTGAAGAAGCTAAAACTCACGACCCTTACTGGAACGCTTCACAAAAAGAGTTGTTAAAAACAGGAAGAATTCATAATTATATGAGAATGTACTGGGCTAAAAAGATAATTGAGTGGACAGAAAATCCAAAACAGGCGTTTGATATTGCATGCTATCTTAACGACAAATACGCTTTAGATGGGAGAGACCCTAACGGTTATGGAGGAATATCTTGGTGTTTTGGCACTTTTGACAGACCTTGGCAAGAAAGAAAAGTTTTTGGAAAGATAAGGTACATGAACGACAAAGGATTAGAGAGAAAGTTTGATATAAAGGCATATGTGTTTAAAGTTAACCTTTTGTAAGTTTATAGGAGCCAAGCATGGAATTTGAAAAAATATTTAAAAGCCTTCCTGAAGGAAATTACACCCACGGTCTTATTCCAAGGCCTACAGCTGTAGTGTGTGTAAAAAACAATCCATTTACAGTTGCCCACCACACGCCTGTTAACAAAGACCCTTTTACATACGCTATCTCAGTAGATAAGACAAATTACAGCTACAGCCTTCTGCTTGAAAGTCAAGATTTTAGTATAAACTTTTTACCTTTTGAATTTGTAGAACAAATCCACAAAATAGGAAAAACCCATGGAAATGAAGTTAATAAGTGGCAGATTACAAATTTAAAACATCAAAAGGGTATGATGATAGAGTCTTACATAATAACAGACTCACTTATCATTTACGAATGTAAAAAGTTAAAACACATAGAGTTTGAAGACCACTGTTTATTTTT
It includes:
- a CDS encoding cupin domain-containing protein encodes the protein MDLKQLIKKLEDMGYRNIYSWCDEPETYYDWHTHRYDEVRLVFKGSIIIGTEDEVYHLKEGDILEVKAGTKHWAKTEEGVCYLCGSK
- a CDS encoding ATP-binding protein, with protein sequence MKRLPIGITTLQSIKKDNCYYVDKTPFVKKLVDNGKYFFLSRPRRFGKSLFVDTLKQAFLGNKQLFEGLYLEKNWDWSIKYPVIHIDFGSRNIKDVNLLKRWIIEQLKEHIIIYNVKIEEEDDYGFLFRKLILKLYQEYKTQVVVLVDEYDKPILDNIENTEKAIEIRDILKDFYSVLKTAEPYLKFVFLTGVSRFSKVSIFSGLNQLNDITIDSRFSTICGYTQSELETVFAEQLEGVNLEELKYWYNGYNWLGDKVYNPFDILLFFDKREFRPFWFETGTPTFLIKLLKQNKYYLPKIEELEVGEELLSNLDIDYIYPENLLFQSGYLTIKETQQLLGKWYYKLTYPNFEVKTSFNDAFLTHLTPPPLKNTTEIELTKAILQNDLEKLKTALHSFFASIPNDWYRRNDLDNYEGFYASVVYALFTGSGLNTKAEDTTNIGKIDLTVFYQDRAYIIEFKVVEKEAENKA
- a CDS encoding FAD-binding domain-containing protein, with amino-acid sequence MVLDVLKHYDKNDENVVSFFNELIVWRELSRNFCWYNPLYNQYEGIPQWAKETLEEHKKDKRDYLYSLQEFEEAKTHDPYWNASQKELLKTGRIHNYMRMYWAKKIIEWTENPKQAFDIACYLNDKYALDGRDPNGYGGISWCFGTFDRPWQERKVFGKIRYMNDKGLERKFDIKAYVFKVNLL
- a CDS encoding flavin reductase family protein, whose translation is MEFEKIFKSLPEGNYTHGLIPRPTAVVCVKNNPFTVAHHTPVNKDPFTYAISVDKTNYSYSLLLESQDFSINFLPFEFVEQIHKIGKTHGNEVNKWQITNLKHQKGMMIESYIITDSLIIYECKKLKHIEFEDHCLFFGKVVMKHYKKGYIKPNKVRFTLFHGKNFYSTNKHPKKLFFDTL